One genomic segment of Danio rerio strain Tuebingen ecotype United States chromosome 11, GRCz12tu, whole genome shotgun sequence includes these proteins:
- the cybb gene encoding cytochrome b-245 heavy chain (The RefSeq protein has 3 substitutions compared to this genomic sequence), translating to MGNFAANEGLSVFVILVWLGINVFLFVYFYLAFLIDKYYYTRVILGHALSWARAPAACLNFNCMLILLPVCRNLLSFLRGSIQCCSRTAARQLDRNITFHKLVAYMIAFHTAVHIIAHLFNFERFMDSQLMINSSHLPYVLSQIGNNDNRSYLNPIRSNDTNPTIVMFTTVAGLTGVVITLALILIITSSMEVIRRSYFEVFWFTHHLFIVFFIGLVLHGIGRIVRGQTDADLQVHDPTICHSKFEKWGQNVTDCPVPIFAGNPPKTWKWVVGPMFLYVCERLVRFYRSQQKVVITKVVTHPSKTLELQMKKKGFKMEVGQYIFMMCPSISQLEWHPFTLTSAPEEDHFSVHIRIVGDWTQALYSACGGDKTAVLDAWTLPKMAVDGPFGTASEDVFRYEAVMLVGAGIGVTPFASVLKSVWYKHVQENQNVFTKKIYFYWLCPETQAFEWFADLLQSLEKQMSDKNMSDFLSYNIYLTRWKDAEAAHLRVQYEAEDDPITGLKQKTRYGKPNWDNEFSLIASQHPGTKVGVFLCGPTALGKALSKQCLSHTEGGTEFIFNKENF from the exons ATGGGAAACTTTGCTGCAAATGAAGGACTATCCGTTTTTGTTATC CTGGTATGGCTCGGGATCAATGTGTTTCTCTTTGTATATTTTTACATGGCCTTTTTGATTGACAAATACTACTATACTAGAGTCATTCTTGGG CATGCTCTCTCGTGGGCCAGAGCTCCAGCTGCATGTCTCAACTTTAACTGCATGTTGATCCTGCTGCCGGTCTGCAGAAATCTGCTCTCGTTTCTCCGAGGATCTATACAG TGCTGCAGCCGCACTGCAGCTCGACAGCTTGACAGAAACATCACTTTCCACAAATTGGTGGCCTACATGATTGCCTTCCACACAG CCGTCCACATCATAGCCCACCTGTTTAACTTTGAGAGATTCATGGACTCTCAGCTGATGATCAACAGCAGTCACCTGCCGTATGTGCTCTCTCAGATTGGCAACAATGACAACAGATCCTACCTGAACCCCATCAGGAGCAATGACACG AACCCGACCATAGTGATGTTTACGACAGTAGCAGGATTGACGGGTGTCGTGATCACCCTCGccctcatcctcatcatcacctCCTCCATGGAGGTCATCCGAAGGTCCTACTTTGAGGTCTTCTGGTTCACGCATCACCTGTTTATCGTCTTTTTCATTGGATTGGTGCTTCATGGAATCGG gCGTATTGTTCGAGGCCAGACTGATGCAGATCTACACGTTCATGACCCAACTATATGTCACAGCAAGTTTGAGAAGTGGGGCCAAAATGGCACCGACTGCCCAGTACCCATCTTTGCAGGAAACCCACCAAAG ACATGGAAGTGGGTGGTTGGCCCCATGTTCCTGTATGTCTGTGAGAGACTGGTGCGCTTCTACCGCTCGCAGCAAAAAGTGGTCATTACTAAG GTTGTAACGCACCCTTCCAAAACCCTTGAGCTGCAGATGAAGAAGAAAGGCTTTAAGATGGAGGTGGGCCAATATATTTTCATGATGTGCCCGTCGATCTCTCAGTTAGAATGGCATCCCTTCACCCTCACCTCTGCCCCGGAGGAAGACCACTTCAGCGTGCACATCCGAATCGTAGGGGACTGGACGCAGGCACTTTACTCTGCCTGTGGAGGGGATAAGACTGCGGTGCTGGATGCTTGGACACTACCAAA GATGGCAGTGGACGGGCCGTTTGGGACAGCCAGTGAAGATGTCTTTCGTTATGAAGCGGTGATGCTGGTTGGTGCTGGTATTGGTGTGACGCCCTTTGCTTCTGTTCTGAAGTCTGTCTGGTATAAACACGTCCAGGAGAACCAAAACGTCTTCACTAAAAAG ATCTATTTCTATTGGCTGTGTCCGGAGACTCAGGCTTTTGAATGGTTCGCTGACCTGCTGCAGAGTTTGGAAAAGCAAATGTCTGACAAAAACATGAGTGATTTCCTCAGTTACAACATCTATCTAACACGCTGGAAAGATGCTGAG GCAGCTCATCTCAGAGTTCAATATGAAGCGGAGGACGATCCTATCACTGGGCTTAAGCAGAAAACTCGCTATGGAAAACCCAACTGGGACAATGAGTTCAGTCTCATTGCATCCCAACACCCTGG tACAAAAGTAGGTGTATTTCTGTGTGGTCCTACTGCACTGGGAAAAGCTCTGAGCAAGCAGTGCCTTTCACACACTGAGGGCGGAACTGAGTTTATTTTCAACAAGGAAAACTTCTGA